A window of the Cicer arietinum cultivar CDC Frontier isolate Library 1 chromosome 6, Cicar.CDCFrontier_v2.0, whole genome shotgun sequence genome harbors these coding sequences:
- the LOC101498516 gene encoding protein neprosin-like, with the protein MGFGFGSTLLFVFCLWGLLISFSSSTRLGASRQKFEVNKHLNRLNKPPIKTIQSPDGDVIDCVPVSKQPAFDHPFLKDHKIQMRPSFHPEGLFEENKLAENKEEKSSIPLNQLWHAGGKCPEDTIPIRRTKEDDVLRASSVKRYGRKKHKSIPKPRSAEPDLVNQSGHQHAIAYIEGDKFYGAKATINVWEPKIQQANEFSLSQLWILGGSFGQDLNSIEAGWQVSPDLYGDNNTRLFTYWTSDAYQATGCYNLLCSGFIQVSSDIAMGASISPISSYRDSQYDISILIWKDPKEGHWWMQFGNGYVMGYWPSFLFSYLADSATMIEWGGEVVNSEPDGQHTSTQMGSGHFPEEGFGKASYFRNIQVVDSSNNLKAPKSIGTYSENSNCYDVQTGSNSDWGHYFYYGGPGKNPNCQ; encoded by the exons ATGGGTTTTGGGTTTGGTTCCACTCTtctctttgttttttgtttatggGGTCTTTTGAtctcattttcttcttctactAGGCTTGGTGCTTCAAGGCAAAAGTTTGAAGTTAACAAGCATTTGAATCGTCTTAACAAGCCTCCTATTAAGACTATTCAG AGTCCAGATGGAGATGTAATAGATTGTGTACCTGTTTCAAAGCAACCAGCTTTTGATCATCCTTTCCTCAAAGATCACAAAATTCAG ATGAGACCTAGTTTCCACCCTGAAGGGCTTTTTGAAGAGAACAAGTTGGCTgaaaacaaagaagaaaaatcaaGTATTCCCTTAAATCAACTATGGCATGCTGGTGGTAAATGCCCTGAAGACACAATACCTATCAGAAGAACAAAGGAGGATGATGTTTTAAGAGCAAGTTCAGTCAAAAGATATGGAAGGAAAAAGCATAAGTCAATCCCTAAGCCTAGATCAGCAGAGCCTGATTTGGTTAACCAAAGTGGTCATCAG CACGCAATAGCTTACATTGAAGGAGATAAGTTCTACGGGGCAAAAGCTACTATAAATGTTTGGGAACCAAAGATACAACAGGCTAATGAGTTCAGCTTGTCTCAGCTTTGGATATTAGGAGGCTCTTTTGGTCAAGATCTTAACAGCATTGAAGCTGGCTGGCAG GTTAGTCCAGACTTATATGGCGATAACAACACGAGGCTCTTCACCTACTGGACG AGTGATGCATATCAAGCTACTGGATGCTACAATCTTCTTTGCTCGGGATTTATTCAAGTCAGCAGTGACATAGCAATGGGTGCAAGTATTTCTCCAATTTCCTCATACCGAGATTCTCAGTATGATATCAGCATACTTATCTGGAAG GATCCAAAAGAGGGACACTGGTGGATGCAATTTGGAAATGGCTATGTAATGGGATATTGGCCTTCATTCTTATTCTCATATTTAGCCGACAGTGCTACCATGATTGAATGGGGAGGAGAAGTTGTAAACTCTGAGCCTGATGGCCAACACACATCAACTCAAATGGGCAGTGGTCATTTTCCAGAAGAAGGATTTGGAAAAGCAAGTTACTTCAGAAACATTCAAGTGGTTGATAGTTCCAATAATCTCAAAGCACCAAAAAGCATTGGCACCTATAGTGAAAACTCAAACTGTTATGATGTTCAAACAGGTAGTAATAGTGATTGGGGTCATTACTTTTACTATGGAGGACCTGGTAAAAACCCAAATTGTCAATGA